The following proteins are encoded in a genomic region of Desulfosporosinus youngiae DSM 17734:
- the ltrA gene encoding group II intron reverse transcriptase/maturase: MRNTSNYRKSTLPPDTRWKQIDWIHLNGYVEKLQQRIYRAECLGDQRKVRNLQRLLVRSKAMLLVSIKRVTQTNKGKKTAGVDGETALSNKDRIKLFYDLSKLDIEKHNPKPSRRTYIKKKNGKLRPLSIPTLRDRIYQTIIKGALEPQWEARFEPISYGFRPKRGCHDAIARIFLSCCRGNKRWIFEGDFKGCFDNLKHDYIMEQIKEFPFTKLIEKWLKAGYVDNGVFNETELGSGQGNIVSPLLANIALMGMEELLGIKYKPVKSKGRNVSYANESKYTLVFYADDFVVMCNTQKDAEDVYGLLKPYLETRGLELSKEKTRVVPIEEGFNFLSFNVRLYPTCQGEKLLIKPSKESIKKSKETISKEVQKLKGNNVNAIIDKLNPIIRGIGNYWSPSVAKQTYSYMDHHVWGCTFIFLKYLHPRKSKPWIIDRYYKPDITGQSKNRWILTDPKEHKQLTKMSWIPIVRHSLIKFRATPYDACLKEYFENRDEKEFDRNCIKSKQKLAKIQKYKCPICRMSITDFSEKLVVKEKVPVIHGGTRKYSNLQLVHGYCNGHYRKMFPLKGEPPKEQQKQEGCKTIRQLRLAEIS; the protein is encoded by the coding sequence ATGCGAAATACTTCAAATTATAGGAAGTCCACATTACCTCCCGATACCCGATGGAAACAAATCGACTGGATTCATTTGAACGGGTATGTAGAAAAATTGCAACAGCGGATATACCGTGCCGAATGTCTTGGTGATCAACGCAAAGTAAGAAATCTGCAAAGACTCTTAGTAAGAAGTAAGGCAATGCTACTGGTATCCATAAAAAGAGTTACTCAAACAAACAAGGGCAAAAAGACCGCAGGTGTTGACGGCGAAACAGCATTATCCAATAAAGATAGAATAAAATTATTTTATGATTTATCCAAATTGGATATAGAAAAACATAATCCTAAACCGTCACGTAGAACCTATATCAAAAAGAAAAACGGAAAATTAAGACCACTCAGTATACCTACATTGCGAGACAGAATCTATCAAACTATCATTAAAGGAGCATTGGAACCACAATGGGAGGCAAGGTTTGAACCAATATCATACGGTTTCAGACCTAAAAGAGGGTGTCACGACGCTATTGCGAGGATCTTTCTGTCCTGCTGCAGAGGAAATAAACGATGGATTTTTGAAGGGGATTTTAAAGGCTGTTTTGACAATCTGAAACACGACTACATCATGGAGCAGATAAAGGAATTCCCCTTTACTAAGCTGATAGAAAAATGGTTAAAAGCAGGATACGTTGACAACGGTGTATTTAACGAAACCGAACTCGGTTCTGGGCAAGGGAATATTGTATCACCGCTTCTTGCAAATATTGCACTAATGGGTATGGAAGAATTACTTGGAATAAAATACAAACCTGTGAAGAGCAAGGGCAGAAATGTAAGTTATGCAAATGAGAGCAAATATACCCTGGTGTTTTATGCAGACGATTTTGTGGTAATGTGTAATACACAAAAGGATGCCGAAGATGTCTATGGACTATTAAAGCCATATTTAGAAACAAGGGGCCTGGAATTATCAAAAGAAAAAACAAGAGTAGTGCCAATAGAGGAAGGCTTTAACTTTCTGAGTTTTAACGTTAGATTATACCCAACGTGTCAAGGAGAAAAACTGTTGATAAAGCCATCTAAGGAATCTATCAAGAAAAGTAAGGAAACCATCTCAAAAGAAGTACAGAAACTGAAAGGCAATAACGTTAATGCAATAATTGACAAACTCAATCCCATTATTAGAGGTATAGGTAACTATTGGTCGCCTTCGGTCGCAAAACAGACGTATTCATATATGGACCACCATGTCTGGGGATGTACGTTTATATTTTTGAAATATCTACATCCAAGGAAAAGCAAACCTTGGATAATCGATAGATACTATAAACCGGATATAACGGGACAAAGTAAAAATCGATGGATACTGACCGACCCGAAAGAACACAAGCAACTCACAAAAATGTCCTGGATACCAATAGTCAGACATTCACTTATCAAATTCAGAGCAACGCCATATGACGCTTGCCTTAAAGAATACTTCGAGAATAGGGACGAAAAGGAGTTTGACAGAAACTGTATTAAAAGCAAACAGAAACTGGCTAAAATACAGAAATATAAATGCCCTATATGCAGAATGAGTATTACGGATTTCAGTGAGAAACTGGTAGTAAAAGAAAAAGTACCAGTGATACACGGCGGGACAAGGAAATACAGTAATTTACAACTGGTACATGGATACTGTAATGGACATTATAGAAAAATGTTCCCGCTAAAAGGTGAGCCTCCAAAGGAACAACAAAAGCAGGAAGGCTGCAAAACCATAAGACAACTGAGATTGGCGGAGATATCATAA
- the hepT gene encoding type VII toxin-antitoxin system HepT family RNase toxin: MDEKLAFQIRQISKYYERLKGIAQTSREDYVNNSILQGATERYLQLCIESCINVGNRLISMLQVDQQFEAPKTYADVFRELEKHRITQDLEPAMIEIAKFRNRLVHVYWDISPEVVYNIIHNNLEDINRYLKQIALYVTDNNL, translated from the coding sequence ATGGATGAAAAACTTGCTTTTCAAATTCGTCAAATCTCCAAGTACTACGAACGATTGAAGGGAATCGCTCAAACATCCCGCGAAGATTATGTGAATAATTCTATACTACAAGGTGCCACTGAGCGTTATCTGCAGTTATGCATTGAATCCTGTATCAATGTTGGAAATCGTCTTATTTCCATGCTTCAAGTGGATCAGCAATTCGAGGCTCCTAAAACTTATGCCGACGTTTTTCGAGAATTAGAAAAACATCGAATAACTCAGGACTTGGAACCTGCCATGATCGAGATCGCTAAATTTCGCAACCGATTAGTCCATGTTTATTGGGATATATCTCCTGAGGTAGTCTATAACATAATTCATAACAATCTCGAGGACATTAACCGCTATCTCAAGCAAATTGCCCTCTATGTAACAGATAATAATCTCTAG
- the mntA gene encoding type VII toxin-antitoxin system MntA family adenylyltransferase antitoxin, protein MIFQSKPFDFQFIRERLKNLPQSLVGLEQQISAVILFGSLAANKETPLSDVDLAILYHKNLSPNQLNELHIRVMGIITDLLQSDDIDVINLNTAPLTIQYGAIKQSKILLLNNRDEYIDYWEQTVKYYLDFKPLLDECNETLLKTLSGR, encoded by the coding sequence ATGATTTTTCAAAGTAAACCTTTCGATTTTCAGTTCATTCGCGAAAGACTGAAGAATTTACCTCAGTCATTAGTAGGTTTAGAGCAACAAATAAGTGCTGTGATACTCTTTGGCTCATTAGCTGCGAACAAAGAGACACCTTTAAGCGATGTTGATCTGGCCATTTTGTATCATAAAAATCTTAGTCCAAATCAACTCAACGAGCTCCACATCCGCGTCATGGGAATAATAACCGATTTACTTCAATCGGATGATATTGATGTAATTAACCTGAACACCGCCCCTCTAACTATTCAGTATGGAGCAATAAAACAATCGAAAATACTTTTACTTAATAACCGGGATGAATACATCGATTATTGGGAACAAACGGTAAAGTATTATCTGGATTTCAAACCATTACTAGATGAATGCAATGAAACATTATTAAAAACTCTTTCCGGGAGGTAG
- a CDS encoding DMP19 family protein, with the protein MENYAKPILENTKIPQNAVYGIYEVLIDKQSDNISLNEIERDVYLICNYEGEINNGGFDQFLFNGYNTNLFDGEFVKLTKEALLKIKANKNAEFIDSAMNIVGESKTGAETDEQAEQLSELDNLFYKYPEDLSQLQLNYIEEHIDLFIK; encoded by the coding sequence ATGGAGAATTACGCGAAACCGATATTGGAAAATACGAAAATCCCGCAAAATGCAGTCTACGGGATATATGAGGTGCTGATAGACAAACAAAGCGATAACATTTCTCTAAATGAAATTGAGCGTGACGTCTACCTAATATGCAATTACGAAGGGGAAATAAATAACGGCGGGTTTGACCAATTCCTCTTCAATGGATACAATACAAATCTTTTTGATGGCGAATTTGTAAAACTTACAAAAGAAGCGCTGCTCAAAATTAAAGCAAATAAAAATGCCGAATTCATTGATTCGGCAATGAACATTGTGGGAGAATCTAAAACAGGCGCGGAAACAGATGAACAGGCCGAACAGCTAAGTGAACTTGATAACTTATTTTACAAGTATCCTGAAGATTTAAGTCAACTGCAGCTAAACTACATAGAAGAGCATATCGATTTGTTTATAAAATAA
- a CDS encoding DUF3658 domain-containing protein, protein MIEIVFSDSACGSLKVAQHYGKGKYQGGCIGVVVSHADGSKPTGEEVEAARREAEEKARLAWEGAVPLGGNTAEIYGFNLMLSVGDISEHQPGIKRQQTLEHLYSVYPSDVGRQAAQEIFKRVKEGLKRVQERAARGESLRIWYSNHPDEMCGLYWFMEQSNQWKVPSKQLAIVKLPEWEADEKGNILRKSGWGEVAPKEWHRYLALEKPVLPVFVQNCAFHWQELQKENAPLRATLNGRLVSAPETLYDDFILREIAAEGEEFQEAKIIGQVLGKYQVGISDSWAAYRIEAMIREGKLKVVSAVAEDMPVYHRVLKKCSYHYEYAGD, encoded by the coding sequence ATGATTGAAATAGTATTCAGCGACAGTGCTTGTGGAAGTCTTAAAGTGGCACAGCACTATGGCAAGGGGAAATATCAAGGTGGATGTATTGGTGTTGTCGTTAGTCACGCGGATGGAAGCAAGCCAACCGGAGAGGAAGTCGAAGCTGCCCGGCGGGAAGCAGAGGAAAAGGCACGCTTAGCATGGGAGGGTGCTGTCCCCTTGGGTGGAAATACAGCGGAAATCTATGGCTTCAACTTGATGCTGAGCGTCGGAGATATTTCGGAGCATCAGCCCGGTATCAAACGGCAGCAGACTTTGGAACACTTATACAGTGTTTATCCCAGTGACGTGGGGCGTCAGGCGGCTCAGGAAATATTCAAAAGGGTAAAAGAAGGTCTGAAAAGGGTTCAGGAACGGGCAGCCAGGGGGGAATCCCTGCGAATCTGGTACAGCAATCACCCTGATGAAATGTGTGGACTCTATTGGTTCATGGAGCAGTCGAATCAGTGGAAGGTGCCTAGCAAACAGCTTGCTATTGTCAAGCTTCCGGAATGGGAAGCTGACGAAAAGGGAAATATCCTCCGGAAAAGCGGCTGGGGTGAAGTTGCTCCCAAAGAATGGCACCGGTATCTTGCCTTGGAAAAACCTGTGTTGCCGGTATTTGTACAAAACTGTGCGTTTCATTGGCAAGAGCTCCAAAAGGAGAACGCGCCTTTGCGGGCCACGCTGAACGGACGGTTGGTCAGTGCACCTGAAACCCTCTATGATGACTTTATCCTTCGTGAAATCGCAGCAGAAGGTGAGGAATTTCAGGAGGCAAAGATTATCGGGCAGGTGCTTGGTAAATATCAAGTTGGAATTAGTGATTCCTGGGCCGCATACCGCATCGAAGCAATGATTCGTGAAGGAAAACTAAAGGTTGTGTCTGCAGTTGCCGAAGATATGCCGGTTTATCATCGGGTGTTGAAAAAGTGTTCTTACCATTATGAGTACGCTGGAGATTGA
- a CDS encoding HDOD domain-containing protein: MYNKYPDKDKALMVLEQAENSNPGLWKQHSEFVALACKNIAELCPNLDSNKAYILGLLHDIGRRIGIVQERHTIAG; this comes from the coding sequence ATGTATAATAAATATCCTGATAAAGACAAAGCTTTAATGGTTCTTGAACAGGCAGAAAATTCAAATCCGGGATTGTGGAAACAACATTCAGAATTCGTAGCTTTAGCTTGTAAAAATATTGCAGAACTTTGTCCAAATCTCGATAGTAATAAAGCCTATATTCTAGGGTTGTTGCATGATATAGGTAGACGGATAGGGATAGTTCAAGAAAGGCATACGATTGCAGGTTAG
- a CDS encoding Fic family protein: MPEKPYVPPYSITDAIIHLVAEISEQVGVVTVKNGSVINPHLRRDNQIRTIHSSLAIENNTLSLEQMTDVINGKRVLGAPKEICEVKNAYEAYNLLPSFDPCSIDDLLKAHKILIQKLSNESGRFRSGGVGIFAGERLVHMAPPADLVPKLMGDLLHWLNHADTHPLIKSCIFHYEFEFIHPFADGNGHMGRMWQTLLLSRWKPVCHWLPVETLIHERQKEYYEVLAAADKAADSTGFIEFMLRIIRAALRELIQTEQVREQVTEQVERLLMALGNETLSAKELLDRLRLKHRPTFSNNYLRPALELGLIEMTVPDKPNSSRQKYRIKQ; this comes from the coding sequence GTGCCGGAAAAACCGTATGTTCCGCCATATAGCATTACGGATGCCATTATTCACTTAGTTGCTGAAATCAGCGAACAAGTGGGTGTTGTCACAGTAAAAAATGGGAGCGTTATTAACCCTCATTTGCGCAGAGACAATCAAATACGGACGATTCATTCCTCGTTGGCGATTGAAAACAATACTCTGTCCCTGGAGCAAATGACGGATGTGATAAATGGCAAGCGTGTTCTTGGCGCACCAAAAGAAATTTGTGAAGTAAAAAATGCTTATGAGGCGTATAATCTTCTGCCGTCCTTTGATCCATGCAGTATTGACGATCTTTTAAAAGCGCATAAAATATTAATACAGAAATTGAGCAATGAATCTGGTCGATTCCGTTCCGGTGGGGTAGGTATTTTTGCTGGGGAAAGGTTGGTACATATGGCTCCGCCGGCTGATCTTGTACCAAAATTGATGGGAGATTTACTTCATTGGTTAAACCATGCCGACACCCATCCGCTCATTAAAAGCTGCATTTTTCATTATGAGTTTGAGTTTATCCATCCCTTTGCCGATGGCAACGGGCACATGGGGCGAATGTGGCAGACTTTGCTGTTAAGCCGCTGGAAGCCGGTGTGTCATTGGCTTCCCGTCGAAACCCTGATTCATGAACGGCAAAAGGAATATTATGAAGTACTGGCTGCCGCGGATAAAGCCGCAGATTCCACCGGATTCATTGAATTTATGCTTAGGATAATTCGCGCTGCTTTGCGGGAGCTTATTCAAACCGAACAAGTGCGCGAGCAAGTCACCGAACAAGTCGAACGCCTGTTGATGGCCTTGGGGAATGAAACGCTTTCGGCAAAAGAGCTTTTAGATCGGCTCAGACTCAAACACCGTCCTACGTTTAGCAATAACTATTTGCGTCCGGCCTTGGAACTTGGGTTAATCGAAATGACTGTACCGGATAAGCCAAATAGCAGCAGGCAGAAATACCGGATTAAGCAATAA
- a CDS encoding permease prefix domain 1-containing protein has protein sequence MKPSKITEYLEVVCRQIRWKKAQASVLEEIENHIIDQKNAFISDGLNEEEATDKAIAEMGDPIVVGEQLDRVHRPGLIGMSIGILLVLVILGTADMGNGLLRILGVGDQIVLGVTIPMLAELIYLIGVSVTISSLAAIFVPKTITRVIIWCQGFILTAIYFMEVFPRIRFALLLVVVNIISFLVVYRISRSVKTGLVSTITSFVGLFLFVVGTQINCYMYNNGVNGSYGGFENVPKALAIICIMCLVPQLSMAAFISAKNSPQPPMRQMLP, from the coding sequence TTGAAACCTAGTAAAATAACCGAGTATTTGGAAGTTGTGTGCCGACAGATACGTTGGAAAAAGGCTCAGGCTTCTGTTTTAGAGGAAATCGAAAACCATATAATTGATCAAAAGAACGCTTTCATTAGTGATGGACTTAATGAAGAAGAGGCAACAGACAAAGCAATTGCCGAGATGGGCGATCCCATTGTTGTCGGGGAGCAGCTTGACCGTGTACATAGGCCTGGGCTTATTGGCATGAGTATCGGCATACTTTTAGTTCTAGTTATTTTGGGAACAGCGGATATGGGCAACGGTCTATTACGAATTCTTGGGGTGGGAGACCAAATAGTGCTTGGGGTAACTATCCCCATGCTAGCAGAACTAATTTACCTAATTGGAGTGTCTGTAACCATATCTTCACTTGCAGCTATTTTTGTTCCAAAGACTATAACTAGAGTCATAATTTGGTGTCAAGGTTTTATCCTGACAGCTATTTACTTTATGGAGGTGTTTCCTCGTATTAGGTTTGCTCTGCTCTTGGTTGTTGTCAATATCATTAGCTTCCTTGTCGTATACCGAATCAGTAGAAGTGTTAAAACTGGTCTAGTATCTACTATAACGAGTTTTGTTGGACTTTTTCTATTCGTGGTAGGCACCCAAATTAATTGTTATATGTACAACAACGGAGTGAATGGCAGCTATGGAGGGTTTGAGAATGTTCCTAAAGCCTTAGCAATCATTTGTATTATGTGCTTGGTTCCTCAACTATCGATGGCAGCTTTTATATCGGCAAAAAATTCCCCCCAACCTCCAATGAGACAAATGCTTCCCTGA
- a CDS encoding PadR family transcriptional regulator: MVINKSLLTGSTTILILKLLDEKNMYGYQMIEELRKKSNNAFELKAGTLYPLLHTLEQKDMLTSYEETVDNGRVRKYYSITKKGRKHLNEKKEEWETFTSAVNAVLGGAGFET, encoded by the coding sequence ATGGTAATCAATAAAAGTCTTTTAACTGGAAGTACCACCATACTTATCTTAAAGCTACTTGACGAAAAAAATATGTACGGATATCAGATGATTGAAGAACTCAGAAAAAAATCAAACAATGCTTTTGAGTTAAAAGCAGGAACATTATATCCATTGCTCCACACCTTAGAGCAAAAGGATATGCTCACTTCTTACGAAGAGACCGTTGATAATGGGAGGGTACGAAAGTATTACAGTATCACAAAAAAAGGTCGTAAGCATTTGAACGAGAAAAAAGAAGAATGGGAAACATTTACTTCTGCTGTAAATGCTGTTTTGGGAGGTGCGGGTTTTGAAACCTAG
- a CDS encoding lipid II flippase Amj family protein — translation MSIQIILVFVLNFIISLIGTLAYSVRLVGIRTGKIAVSFALFNILMLVSRIAVTFQVPILTKHVERTSGSGDLLALFNAIILISGVATILGALLIPTFQKILCKGVESFSADRSLSKLILHSFSKAGIRYMKECVSVPGKEYVRQLSYGRLPKRIIAANVVAVALITVGSLAPIYAGAIEPDLRMTCVTLSSIVNGIATILMTILIDPKLSIMTDDVIDGKCTEEEFRLCVIGLVGSKTLGTFAAVLLLVPFSYLIVIIANII, via the coding sequence ATGAGTATTCAAATTATCCTGGTCTTTGTACTTAATTTTATTATCTCCCTGATAGGAACCCTGGCTTACTCTGTCCGCTTAGTGGGGATTCGGACGGGCAAGATCGCCGTATCCTTTGCTCTTTTCAATATCCTGATGCTGGTCTCAAGGATTGCGGTTACGTTTCAGGTTCCCATTCTCACTAAACATGTGGAAAGGACTTCGGGAAGCGGTGATTTACTGGCCCTTTTCAATGCCATCATTCTGATTTCCGGTGTAGCGACGATTTTGGGAGCCCTGCTGATTCCCACCTTTCAAAAAATTCTCTGCAAGGGAGTAGAGTCTTTCTCTGCCGACAGGTCATTGTCAAAACTGATTTTACACAGCTTCTCTAAGGCCGGGATTCGCTACATGAAAGAATGTGTTTCCGTGCCGGGGAAGGAATATGTCAGACAACTGAGTTATGGCAGACTGCCCAAGCGAATCATTGCGGCCAATGTGGTGGCGGTTGCGCTGATTACCGTAGGGTCCCTGGCTCCTATTTATGCGGGTGCCATCGAACCGGATTTGAGAATGACCTGCGTTACCTTATCCTCGATTGTGAACGGGATTGCCACCATTTTAATGACGATTTTGATTGATCCCAAATTATCCATTATGACGGACGATGTTATTGACGGGAAATGTACGGAGGAAGAATTTAGGTTATGTGTCATTGGCTTAGTGGGGAGCAAAACTCTGGGAACCTTTGCGGCAGTTCTTTTACTCGTTCCCTTTTCATATCTGATTGTGATCATTGCTAATATTATCTAG
- a CDS encoding nucleotidyltransferase domain-containing protein: MNEIKTILDKIVTVLSTIPGIQAIVLGGSRARGTHSPASDIDIGIYYDNGMIDIHALNKAAQLIDDEHRQNLIAPPGGWGKWVNGGGWLTIDGCPVDFILRDAARVERVIEEGRKGMVTAHYQTGHPHAYINIMYMGELAVCKVLWEKGSNISAMKRLAEQYPNELQKELIHRFSFEAEFSLWLAESSVDKDDIYYLTAHVVRSVSSLNQVLFALNKEYCLNEKKAVKMMGKYDIRPANYKSKIDDIFAVVGTDSKNACLQLRHLLSEVKELLTAEQTKHVTETIDSLSSSKDR; the protein is encoded by the coding sequence ATGAACGAAATCAAAACTATTTTGGATAAAATAGTAACTGTTCTATCAACCATACCGGGCATTCAGGCAATTGTACTGGGCGGTTCGCGAGCCAGGGGCACGCATTCCCCGGCTTCGGATATTGACATCGGCATCTATTACGATAATGGGATGATAGATATCCATGCTCTGAACAAAGCAGCGCAGTTGATTGACGATGAACACCGTCAGAATCTTATTGCGCCGCCCGGAGGATGGGGTAAATGGGTTAACGGCGGTGGCTGGCTTACCATTGATGGCTGTCCCGTAGATTTTATCCTGCGTGATGCAGCCAGAGTGGAAAGGGTTATTGAGGAAGGCCGGAAGGGGATGGTTACCGCTCATTACCAGACCGGGCATCCTCATGCATATATCAATATCATGTACATGGGTGAATTGGCTGTCTGTAAAGTGCTATGGGAAAAAGGCAGCAATATATCTGCAATGAAGCGATTAGCCGAACAGTATCCAAACGAACTGCAAAAAGAGCTTATTCACCGGTTTTCCTTTGAAGCCGAATTCTCTCTATGGCTGGCAGAAAGCAGCGTTGATAAAGACGATATTTATTATTTGACTGCCCATGTTGTACGATCGGTATCATCACTCAATCAGGTTCTCTTTGCTTTGAATAAAGAGTACTGTCTGAATGAAAAAAAGGCAGTTAAAATGATGGGTAAATATGACATCCGCCCCGCTAACTATAAAAGCAAAATAGACGATATATTTGCAGTTGTTGGAACTGATAGTAAAAATGCCTGCTTACAACTCAGGCATTTGCTGAGTGAAGTTAAAGAACTTCTTACGGCGGAACAAACGAAGCATGTTACAGAAACAATCGATAGTTTGTCAAGTAGTAAAGATAGATGA
- a CDS encoding DUF3102 domain-containing protein, giving the protein MMDELTANRTPVVIASEINTLKRQMEKIFLVHAVEIGRRLKEVRSVLPTGQWGQWLEASVNYSPRTAQRFMQLFDAYGEHFLLPAAGQSPQDQAVTQGGEGIRIEEAGRMLPKLTTAQAMILLGLPKEERVQFLMEADVESMSARELKQAVEQRQEAQKVREQAVAERDQAKQESTVLREDLDREKDQNARLAGERDRLKAETRELRLEKNRLEQAIENKQASYDKLKERTGYKAIKQMEATLNEAYGRAEANKIAYLYDSLFKTFKELAYEMTRFAGTNPELHNLYKEKIDDFLHKALREKF; this is encoded by the coding sequence TTGATGGATGAATTGACAGCCAACCGGACCCCCGTGGTGATTGCCTCGGAGATTAACACCCTAAAGCGGCAGATGGAGAAGATTTTCCTTGTCCATGCCGTCGAAATCGGGCGCAGGCTGAAAGAGGTCCGATCCGTACTTCCCACTGGACAGTGGGGGCAGTGGCTGGAAGCATCGGTCAATTACTCCCCAAGAACGGCCCAGCGTTTCATGCAGCTCTTTGACGCTTACGGAGAACACTTTCTCCTGCCCGCAGCCGGTCAGTCCCCCCAGGATCAGGCGGTGACTCAAGGCGGGGAGGGGATTCGGATTGAAGAAGCGGGCCGGATGCTGCCGAAGCTGACGACGGCGCAAGCTATGATTCTTTTAGGACTTCCCAAGGAAGAGCGGGTTCAGTTCCTGATGGAGGCGGATGTGGAAAGTATGAGCGCCCGGGAGCTGAAACAGGCCGTTGAGCAGCGGCAAGAGGCGCAGAAGGTAAGGGAGCAGGCCGTGGCCGAGCGGGATCAGGCAAAACAGGAGAGCACAGTTCTCCGTGAGGATCTGGACAGGGAAAAGGATCAGAACGCCCGGTTGGCCGGCGAACGGGATAGACTGAAAGCCGAAACCCGTGAGTTAAGGCTGGAGAAAAATAGGTTGGAGCAGGCGATCGAAAACAAACAAGCCTCCTACGACAAGCTGAAGGAGCGAACGGGCTATAAGGCCATTAAACAAATGGAGGCGACTCTGAATGAAGCCTATGGCAGGGCCGAGGCCAATAAAATCGCCTATTTATATGATAGTCTCTTCAAGACCTTTAAGGAATTAGCCTATGAAATGACCCGGTTTGCCGGAACAAACCCGGAGCTGCATAACCTTTACAAGGAGAAGATCGATGATTTTCTCCACAAGGCGTTGCGGGAGAAGTTCTGA
- a CDS encoding peptidase U32 family protein: MKILAPVNSVYEAETLVNLGAEELYCGLNPGAWRKGRGQELWLNRREPGKANLESLEELRKLAGVAHGAGAQVFLTLNQPGYAPELYADILATVRQAQDYCGVDALIVADPGLIRLLKEDRPESIIHVSSLAAVLNSAAVSFFSRLGVKRIIFPRYVEPETMKSMIEQGGEQLEYEAFILNDGCVFEEGYCHASHAFGGAFCHNPAWVYKPLKIREEENTAPKRPRERLFRVNQESFGEHLDEYRRWLWIGIKNFGGMSGSKGYPLGMCGLCALPELQKIGVGSLKIVGREASLQKKAASVRLLKKMLDFSQAGHTSEEVRIEAKSLKGAKGLCKSGYMCYYS, from the coding sequence ATGAAGATTTTGGCCCCGGTTAATTCGGTATACGAGGCGGAGACCCTGGTGAACCTGGGGGCGGAGGAGCTCTATTGTGGTTTAAATCCCGGAGCCTGGCGCAAGGGCCGGGGACAGGAGCTCTGGCTGAACCGGCGGGAACCGGGAAAAGCTAATCTGGAGAGTCTGGAAGAATTGAGAAAGTTAGCAGGCGTCGCCCATGGGGCGGGTGCTCAGGTGTTTCTTACCCTGAATCAGCCGGGCTATGCCCCGGAACTTTACGCAGATATCCTTGCGACAGTCCGGCAGGCCCAGGATTATTGCGGTGTGGATGCCTTGATTGTGGCAGATCCGGGGCTGATTCGTCTGTTGAAAGAGGACCGGCCGGAATCAATCATTCATGTGAGCAGCCTGGCGGCGGTTTTAAACAGCGCGGCGGTCTCTTTTTTCAGCCGGTTGGGTGTGAAACGGATTATTTTTCCCCGCTATGTTGAGCCGGAAACCATGAAATCAATGATTGAGCAGGGCGGAGAGCAGCTGGAGTATGAAGCCTTTATCCTTAATGACGGCTGTGTTTTTGAAGAGGGCTACTGTCATGCCAGTCATGCCTTTGGCGGGGCCTTCTGCCACAATCCGGCTTGGGTCTATAAACCGCTTAAAATCAGGGAAGAGGAAAACACTGCCCCAAAGCGGCCAAGGGAGAGGCTGTTCCGGGTTAATCAGGAAAGCTTTGGGGAGCACCTGGACGAGTATCGCCGCTGGCTTTGGATCGGGATCAAGAATTTTGGCGGGATGTCCGGTTCCAAGGGTTATCCTTTGGGAATGTGCGGGCTATGCGCCTTGCCTGAATTACAGAAAATCGGTGTGGGGTCTCTGAAAATTGTCGGACGGGAGGCCTCTTTGCAGAAAAAGGCGGCCAGTGTCAGGCTCCTTAAGAAAATGCTGGATTTCAGCCAAGCCGGTCACACCTCCGAAGAGGTAAGGATAGAGGCTAAGTCGCTCAAGGGAGCGAAGGGTTTGTGTAAAAGCGGCTATATGTGTTACTACTCTTGA